A genomic segment from Frateuria edaphi encodes:
- a CDS encoding AI-2E family transporter translates to MTHDISRRWQLLAIVLVIGFLIWLLAPVLMPFAVAGMLAYLGDPLADRLERLGMNRTWAVSIVFFVLILLLVGALLLLVPLISDQIENLVHNLPGYVDWVQNTALPWLQRKLSLDPDAFDTSRLMAAIRAHIGSIGAVATTVLGTVSRSSLGAVMWLTNVVLVPVVAFYLLRDWDRLIAYIDSVLPRSVQPTVAHLARESDAVLGAFVRGQLLVMLGLGIFYGGALTLVGLSVGPLIGMVAGLLSFVPYLGFMVGFGAAIVAALVQYGDWAHPLMVCGVFIVGQLLEGYVLVPKLVGDKIGLHPVAVIFAVLAGGYLFGFLGVLLALPAASVIMVLLRYLLERYRMSELYRQAGPDDPVIAEVDVTVSGPGGTDEGAATVPVHRGPADDGAP, encoded by the coding sequence GTGACCCACGACATTTCCCGTCGCTGGCAACTGCTCGCGATCGTGCTGGTGATCGGCTTCCTGATATGGCTGCTGGCACCGGTGCTGATGCCTTTCGCGGTGGCCGGCATGCTGGCCTACCTCGGTGACCCGCTGGCCGACCGGCTCGAACGGCTGGGCATGAATCGCACCTGGGCGGTCAGCATCGTGTTCTTCGTGTTGATCCTGCTGCTGGTGGGCGCGCTGCTGCTCCTGGTGCCGCTGATTTCCGACCAGATCGAGAATCTCGTCCACAACCTGCCGGGCTACGTGGACTGGGTCCAGAACACCGCGCTGCCGTGGCTGCAACGCAAACTCAGCCTCGATCCGGATGCGTTCGACACCAGCCGGCTGATGGCGGCGATCCGCGCGCACATCGGCTCGATCGGCGCAGTGGCGACCACCGTGCTCGGTACCGTCTCGCGCTCCAGTCTCGGGGCGGTGATGTGGCTGACCAACGTGGTGTTGGTCCCGGTGGTCGCGTTCTACCTGTTGCGCGACTGGGATCGGTTGATCGCCTACATCGACAGCGTGCTGCCGCGTTCGGTGCAGCCGACCGTGGCGCACCTGGCACGCGAATCGGATGCGGTGCTGGGTGCTTTCGTGCGCGGCCAGCTGCTGGTGATGCTGGGGCTGGGCATTTTCTACGGCGGGGCGTTGACCCTGGTCGGCCTGTCGGTCGGCCCGCTGATCGGCATGGTCGCCGGCCTGCTCAGCTTCGTGCCCTACCTCGGCTTCATGGTCGGTTTCGGCGCGGCGATCGTCGCCGCGCTGGTGCAGTACGGCGACTGGGCCCACCCGTTGATGGTCTGCGGCGTGTTCATCGTCGGCCAGCTGCTGGAAGGCTACGTGCTCGTGCCCAAGCTGGTCGGCGACAAGATCGGCCTGCATCCGGTGGCGGTGATCTTTGCCGTTCTTGCCGGCGGCTACCTGTTCGGCTTCCTCGGCGTGCTGCTGGCGCTGCCGGCCGCTTCGGTGATCATGGTGCTGTTGCGCTACCTGCTCGAGCGCTACCGCATGAGCGAGCTGTACAGGCAGGCAGGTCCCGACGATCCGGTGATCGCCGAGGTCGACGTCACGGTGAGCGGCCCCGGCGGTACGGACGAGGGCGCAGCCACGGTGCCGGTGCACCGCGGGCCTGCGGACGACGGCGCGCCATGA
- a CDS encoding inositol monophosphatase family protein — MPRPAVTIAARAARAAGNVILRYMNRIDGLHVVEKQRMDFASEVDRLAEAEIVKELRRAYPDHAILAEESGATGKSQHTWVIDPLDGTHNYLRGIPHFSVSIALLEKGVPVYGVVFDPLRDELFTASKGDGAYLNDRRIRVGKRENLGGAMIATGFPYRQREHLDAQLAMTRALLGQAEDIRRSGSAALDLAYTAAARYDGYFEIGLKPWDMAAGVLLVHEAGGRYGDFAGRDGMPASGNLIAGNLNIAKAMTDAIGAQATPVLLKA, encoded by the coding sequence ATGCCAAGACCCGCCGTCACCATCGCGGCACGTGCCGCGCGCGCCGCAGGCAACGTGATCCTGCGCTACATGAACCGCATCGACGGCCTGCACGTGGTCGAGAAGCAGCGCATGGACTTCGCTTCGGAAGTCGATCGCCTGGCCGAGGCCGAGATCGTCAAGGAACTGCGGCGCGCCTACCCGGATCACGCCATCCTCGCCGAGGAAAGCGGCGCCACCGGCAAGAGCCAGCACACCTGGGTGATCGATCCGCTCGACGGCACGCACAACTACCTGCGCGGCATCCCGCATTTTTCCGTCTCGATCGCGCTGCTCGAGAAGGGCGTGCCGGTCTACGGGGTGGTGTTCGATCCGCTGCGCGACGAGTTGTTCACGGCCAGCAAGGGCGATGGCGCCTACCTCAACGACCGGCGCATCCGCGTAGGCAAGCGCGAGAACCTGGGCGGCGCGATGATCGCCACCGGCTTCCCCTACCGCCAGCGCGAACACCTCGATGCGCAACTGGCCATGACCCGCGCCCTGCTCGGCCAGGCCGAAGACATCCGCCGTTCCGGCTCCGCCGCGCTGGACCTGGCCTATACCGCCGCCGCACGCTACGACGGCTATTTCGAGATCGGCCTCAAGCCCTGGGACATGGCCGCCGGCGTGCTGCTCGTGCACGAGGCGGGCGGTCGCTACGGCGATTTCGCCGGACGCGACGGCATGCCCGCCAGCGGCAACCTGATCGCCGGCAACCTCAACATCGCCAAGGCGATGACCGACGCCATCGGTGCACAGGCGACGCCGGTACTGCTCAAGGCCTGA
- the prmC gene encoding peptide chain release factor N(5)-glutamine methyltransferase — translation MPEVRQLLAEATTRLGDRAEAAILLAHALGKPRSWLLAHADDPADRAGAAAFAALVERRAAGEPVAYLTGHRGFWTLDLEVTPATLIPRPETELLVELALAKLPREGAPRVADLGTGSGAIALAIARECPHTRVLATDASAAALAVARRNAEANRIRNVGFAQGDWFAALGDERFDLIVSNPPYIAADDPHLERGDLRFEPGSALASGSDGLDDIRRIVAGARSHLAGDGWLLFEHGWDQGTAVRGLLDAAGYRDVFTAQDLEQRDRVSGGSLDGS, via the coding sequence ATGCCTGAGGTGCGCCAACTGCTGGCCGAAGCCACCACACGCCTGGGCGACCGCGCCGAGGCAGCCATCCTGCTCGCGCACGCGCTGGGCAAACCGCGCAGCTGGCTGCTTGCGCATGCCGACGATCCGGCCGACAGGGCGGGTGCCGCGGCCTTCGCCGCACTTGTGGAACGTCGCGCCGCCGGTGAACCGGTGGCCTATCTCACCGGCCACCGCGGTTTCTGGACGCTGGACCTGGAAGTGACGCCCGCCACGCTGATCCCGCGACCGGAGACCGAGTTGCTGGTCGAACTGGCGCTGGCGAAGCTCCCGCGGGAGGGAGCGCCGCGCGTCGCCGACCTGGGCACCGGCAGCGGCGCCATCGCCCTGGCGATCGCACGCGAGTGTCCGCACACGCGCGTGCTCGCCACCGACGCCAGCGCCGCCGCATTGGCGGTGGCGCGACGCAACGCCGAAGCCAACCGCATCCGCAATGTCGGCTTTGCCCAAGGCGACTGGTTCGCCGCGCTTGGCGACGAGCGGTTCGATCTGATCGTGTCCAACCCGCCCTACATCGCGGCGGACGATCCCCACCTGGAGCGGGGCGACCTGCGTTTCGAGCCGGGTAGCGCGCTGGCCTCGGGAAGCGACGGCCTAGACGACATCCGGCGCATCGTGGCTGGCGCCCGCTCGCACCTGGCGGGTGACGGATGGCTGTTGTTCGAGCACGGCTGGGACCAGGGCACGGCCGTGCGCGGGCTGCTCGATGCGGCAGGCTATCGTGACGTGTTCACGGCGCAGGATCTGGAGCAGCGTGATCGGGTGAGCGGCGGCAGTTTGGATGGTTCCTGA
- the oxyR gene encoding DNA-binding transcriptional regulator OxyR produces the protein MNLRDLAYLVSLAEHRHFGRAAEASFVSQPTLSTQIKKLEDELGVALVERTPRKVLLTETGREIARRARGVLAEVDEIRAIAQRTRDPEAGRLRLGVFPTLGPYLLPHLVPAVRQRFPRLELLLIEEKTEQVIRMLREGSLDVGILALPIHEESLHTEFLFEEPFVLAVPDDHPLAHRKARLKLADLEDESLLLLEDGHCLRDQALELCQLAGAGEKVGFRATSLETLRQMVAANVGITLLPTLAIKPPVARTENVKLLEFAGHAPSRRIALVWRKSSSLGPFLKRFAEVVRDLPAELLKPELAEPVKNTRRKRA, from the coding sequence ATGAACCTGCGCGACCTCGCCTACCTGGTGTCGCTGGCCGAGCACCGCCATTTCGGGCGCGCCGCGGAGGCGAGCTTCGTCAGCCAGCCGACCCTCTCCACGCAGATCAAGAAGCTGGAGGACGAGCTCGGCGTCGCACTGGTCGAGCGCACGCCGCGCAAGGTGCTGCTCACCGAGACCGGCCGCGAGATCGCCCGCCGCGCCCGCGGCGTGCTGGCCGAGGTCGACGAGATCCGCGCGATCGCCCAGCGCACGCGCGACCCGGAGGCAGGCAGGCTGCGCCTGGGCGTATTCCCCACGCTGGGACCCTACCTGCTGCCGCACCTGGTGCCGGCGGTGCGCCAGCGCTTTCCGCGGCTGGAACTGCTGCTGATCGAGGAGAAGACCGAACAAGTCATCCGCATGTTGCGGGAGGGTTCGCTGGACGTTGGCATCCTCGCCCTTCCGATCCACGAGGAAAGCCTGCACACGGAGTTCCTGTTCGAGGAACCGTTCGTGCTGGCGGTACCCGACGACCATCCGCTGGCCCATCGCAAGGCGCGCCTGAAGCTGGCGGACCTGGAGGACGAGAGCCTGCTGCTGCTGGAGGACGGCCACTGCCTGCGCGACCAGGCACTGGAGCTGTGCCAGCTGGCCGGCGCCGGCGAGAAGGTAGGCTTCCGCGCCACCAGCCTGGAAACGCTGCGGCAGATGGTGGCCGCGAACGTGGGCATCACCCTGCTGCCGACGCTGGCGATCAAGCCGCCGGTGGCGCGCACCGAGAACGTGAAGTTGCTGGAATTCGCCGGCCACGCGCCCAGCCGCCGCATCGCGCTGGTCTGGCGCAAGAGTTCTTCGCTCGGACCCTTCCTCAAGCGTTTTGCCGAAGTGGTGCGCGACCTGCCGGCCGAACTGCTCAAACCGGAACTGGCCGAGCCCGTCAAAAACACGCGGCGCAAGCGCGCCTGA
- a CDS encoding DUF2066 domain-containing protein: MRLPRLLSAFLLLGFLAPAAWAQVPAPVPVSPYAVVVPVTDTSEAQRDTAFATALAQVLERVAGGQDLRSKPGYDDALKGAPGLVQQFQYQRAGSGIVLQVNFDPGAVRRLITQIGVPAAGVKPPVLVLVHGSDGSLLGQDALGALAQAAAARGYQLAYPDPSHVPDASAVANADPTALAMITQRYHTGLILVGNLKGGSADWTLVAGGKPLPWSGQGVSADALLTDGGNGMADRLGKQLNVIGAGISSGKLWVSKVDSAQAYANLLAMLRADPSVREVNTLAADNDGFLLGIKASMPPAVLAASLAAGGRVIQGTPHAGADASLQWLH; the protein is encoded by the coding sequence ATGCGCCTGCCACGCCTGCTTTCCGCCTTCCTCCTGCTGGGTTTCCTCGCGCCGGCGGCGTGGGCGCAGGTGCCAGCACCCGTGCCGGTCTCGCCGTACGCGGTGGTGGTGCCGGTCACCGACACCAGCGAGGCGCAGCGTGACACGGCCTTCGCCACTGCGCTCGCGCAGGTGCTCGAACGCGTCGCCGGCGGTCAGGACCTGCGCAGCAAGCCCGGCTACGACGACGCGCTGAAGGGCGCGCCGGGGCTGGTGCAGCAGTTCCAGTACCAGCGCGCGGGCAGCGGCATCGTGCTGCAGGTGAACTTCGACCCCGGCGCCGTGCGCCGGCTGATCACGCAGATCGGCGTGCCGGCCGCAGGCGTGAAGCCACCCGTGCTGGTGCTGGTGCATGGCAGCGACGGCAGCCTGCTCGGTCAGGATGCGCTGGGAGCGCTGGCGCAGGCCGCCGCGGCGCGCGGCTACCAGTTGGCCTACCCGGACCCGTCGCACGTGCCCGATGCGTCGGCCGTGGCGAACGCCGACCCGACCGCGCTGGCGATGATCACCCAGCGCTACCACACCGGCCTGATCCTGGTCGGCAACCTGAAGGGTGGCAGCGCGGACTGGACCCTGGTGGCCGGGGGCAAGCCGCTGCCGTGGAGCGGCCAGGGGGTCAGCGCCGACGCGCTGCTCACCGACGGCGGCAACGGCATGGCCGATCGCCTGGGCAAGCAGCTCAACGTGATCGGCGCGGGCATCAGCAGCGGCAAGCTGTGGGTAAGCAAGGTCGACTCGGCGCAGGCCTACGCCAACCTGCTGGCGATGCTGCGCGCCGATCCGTCGGTGCGCGAGGTGAACACGCTCGCCGCCGACAACGACGGCTTCCTGCTGGGCATCAAGGCAAGCATGCCGCCGGCCGTGCTGGCCGCCAGTTTGGCCGCGGGCGGGCGGGTGATCCAGGGCACGCCGCACGCAGGGGCGGACGCCAGCCTGCAATGGCTGCATTGA
- a CDS encoding RNA methyltransferase, with translation MTDHADLARLFRFVLVRTSHPGNIGSAARAIRTMGFARLDLVSPAEFPSREADALAANAVQVLAEAGVHDALVDGLAGVTFALGLSARRRGVNLPELTPREGAAQALAAAARGEQVALVFGNERTGLENEELARCHAMVRIPSVEDYSSLNLAQAVQVMAYEQRLAMLGATPVAAPPEHDEPPADAARMERFFEHLGQTLDDIEFHKGREPTTIMLRLRRLFQRAQPDERELRILHGVLADAQRMASLAKRS, from the coding sequence ATGACCGACCACGCCGATCTCGCCCGCCTGTTCCGTTTCGTGCTGGTACGCACCTCGCACCCGGGCAATATCGGCAGCGCGGCGCGGGCGATCCGCACGATGGGCTTCGCCCGGCTGGACCTGGTGTCGCCGGCCGAGTTTCCCAGTCGCGAGGCAGACGCGCTGGCGGCCAATGCGGTGCAGGTGCTGGCCGAGGCGGGCGTGCACGATGCGCTGGTCGACGGCCTGGCGGGCGTGACTTTCGCGCTGGGCCTGTCGGCACGCCGGCGCGGCGTGAACCTGCCGGAGCTGACCCCGCGCGAGGGCGCCGCGCAGGCACTCGCGGCCGCGGCCCGCGGCGAACAGGTGGCGCTGGTCTTCGGCAACGAGCGCACGGGGCTGGAGAACGAGGAACTGGCGCGCTGCCACGCGATGGTGCGCATCCCCAGCGTGGAGGACTACAGCTCGCTCAACCTGGCTCAGGCAGTGCAGGTGATGGCTTATGAGCAGCGCCTGGCGATGCTGGGCGCCACGCCAGTGGCCGCGCCGCCGGAACACGACGAGCCGCCAGCCGACGCGGCGCGGATGGAGCGCTTCTTCGAACATCTGGGACAGACCCTGGACGACATCGAGTTCCACAAGGGACGCGAACCGACCACGATCATGTTGCGCCTGCGTCGGTTGTTCCAGCGCGCACAACCGGACGAGCGCGAGTTGCGCATCCTGCACGGCGTGCTGGCCGATGCGCAGCGCATGGCCTCGCTCGCCAAGCGCTCGTAG
- the hda gene encoding DnaA regulatory inactivator Hda, producing the protein MIPQLPLALRWPRRQRFEHFHAGANAAAVAAVQRVAETPGAPWVYLHGPAGSGRSHLLVAACQAASAAGRRVQYLPLSAMHEHIGALRGVGSSELLAIDDLGVLAGERAAEHALFDLYNQVRAEGGAMLFAADAPPAQLGIDLPDLRSRLGACTQFALKALDDAERRAVLREQAAARGIGLDEAVLDWLFTRYARDLTALLDLLDRLDQASLAAKRRITVPFLREFLREDRGHA; encoded by the coding sequence ATGATCCCGCAACTTCCGCTCGCCTTGCGCTGGCCGCGCCGGCAGCGTTTCGAGCACTTCCACGCTGGCGCCAACGCCGCCGCGGTGGCAGCAGTCCAGAGGGTGGCCGAAACGCCGGGGGCGCCCTGGGTTTATCTGCACGGCCCGGCCGGCAGCGGACGCAGCCATCTGTTGGTGGCCGCCTGCCAGGCCGCCAGTGCGGCGGGCCGGCGCGTGCAATACCTGCCGCTCTCGGCGATGCATGAACACATCGGCGCGCTGCGCGGAGTGGGCAGCAGCGAACTGCTGGCCATCGACGATCTCGGTGTGCTCGCCGGCGAGCGCGCCGCCGAACACGCGTTGTTCGACCTGTACAACCAGGTGCGCGCAGAGGGTGGGGCGATGCTGTTTGCCGCCGATGCACCACCGGCGCAATTGGGCATCGACCTGCCCGACCTTCGCTCGCGCCTGGGCGCGTGCACGCAGTTCGCGCTCAAGGCACTCGACGACGCCGAGCGACGCGCCGTGCTCCGCGAGCAGGCCGCCGCGCGCGGCATCGGCCTGGACGAGGCCGTGCTGGACTGGCTGTTCACCCGCTACGCACGTGACCTGACCGCTCTGCTGGACCTCCTGGACCGGCTCGACCAGGCCTCGCTCGCCGCCAAGCGGCGCATCACCGTGCCGTTCCTGCGCGAATTCCTGCGCGAAGACCGCGGGCACGCGTAG
- a CDS encoding carboxymuconolactone decarboxylase family protein — translation MSLADLKSQLPDYAKDLRLNLDSVLSEGGAPGLTQKQIMVVALAAAIASRYKPLTQAVAEEAAQHASAEELNGARVAASIMGMNTIYYRFVHLVSEPEYGTLRAGLRMNAMMNPGGTKIDFELASLAVAAVNGCGMCVDSHEKTLRKHGLSAQPIQSAIRIAAVVHAVAVALEQADVAG, via the coding sequence ATGAGTCTTGCCGACCTCAAGAGCCAGCTCCCCGACTACGCCAAGGACCTGCGCCTGAACCTCGATTCGGTGCTGAGCGAGGGCGGTGCGCCGGGGCTGACCCAGAAACAGATCATGGTGGTCGCGCTCGCCGCGGCGATCGCCTCGCGCTACAAGCCGCTGACCCAGGCGGTGGCCGAGGAAGCCGCGCAGCACGCCAGTGCCGAGGAGCTCAACGGCGCCCGCGTGGCCGCGTCCATCATGGGCATGAACACGATCTACTACCGCTTCGTGCACCTGGTCAGCGAGCCCGAATACGGCACGCTGCGCGCGGGGCTGCGCATGAACGCGATGATGAATCCCGGCGGCACCAAGATCGACTTCGAGCTGGCCTCGCTCGCCGTGGCCGCGGTCAACGGCTGCGGCATGTGCGTGGACTCGCACGAGAAGACCCTGCGCAAGCACGGGCTGTCGGCGCAGCCGATCCAGAGCGCGATCCGCATCGCGGCGGTGGTGCACGCAGTGGCCGTGGCGCTTGAGCAGGCCGACGTCGCCGGCTGA
- a CDS encoding peroxiredoxin, producing MLTIGDKFPQFSVPATVSIENLEKAFSTIDNNTYKGKWLCVFFYPKDFTFVCPTEIKGFSDVNQQFADRDCQVLAASTDSEFVHLAWRKDHKDLRDLKFPMLADIKKDLSNALGILTADGVAQRATFLVDPDGIIRFVYVTDGSVGRNPQEVLRVLDALQTDELCPCNWHQGEDTLKVA from the coding sequence ATGCTCACCATCGGCGACAAGTTCCCCCAGTTCAGCGTCCCGGCCACCGTCTCGATCGAGAACCTGGAGAAGGCGTTCAGCACGATCGACAACAACACCTACAAGGGCAAGTGGCTGTGCGTGTTCTTCTACCCGAAGGACTTCACTTTCGTCTGCCCGACCGAGATCAAGGGCTTTTCCGACGTCAACCAGCAGTTCGCCGACCGTGACTGCCAGGTGCTGGCCGCCAGCACCGATTCGGAGTTCGTGCACCTGGCGTGGCGCAAGGACCACAAGGACCTGCGCGACCTCAAGTTCCCGATGCTCGCCGACATCAAGAAGGACCTCAGCAATGCGCTGGGCATCCTGACCGCCGACGGCGTGGCGCAGCGTGCGACTTTCCTGGTCGATCCGGACGGCATCATCCGCTTCGTTTACGTGACCGACGGCTCGGTCGGCCGCAACCCGCAGGAAGTGCTGCGCGTGCTCGACGCGCTGCAGACCGACGAGCTGTGCCCGTGCAACTGGCACCAGGGCGAAGACACCCTCAAGGTCGCCTGA
- a CDS encoding M1 family metallopeptidase, whose translation MRRLVKPLVLTAMAACCGAAFAATADQVPHGKLPRWAVPESYALSFKVDPRQQDFSGTTRIKVELKQASNHVWLHGNALKVSKVSVTDAGGKVHAAKYVEAAPKEGVVRVDFGDTLKPQELTLSFEYTAPLNQQLQGLYKVSHEGVPYAMTQMEPISARYAFPGFDEPDFKTPFDISLTIPNDEKAVANTKQIKEVPAGSGWKTLTFSTTKPLPTYLVAFGVGPWDIVAGPDISPDAYRATPLQLRGIAAKGEGHRMQHVLSETPSIIHTLEDYYGFGYPWDKLDLLAAPDFAAGAMENAGLVTFRDWLLLLDPDSPAQYVRGSFNVNAHELAHQWTGDTVTTAWWNDIWLNEAFATWMQQKVTMKVHPQYRADLDRVRGAQYAMDNDSLVTARKIRQPITGNGDIETAFDSITYQKGASVLGMFEGYVGEKTFQQGMRQYIQDHKFGNATADDLVDSIAKAADKGEDFKQAFKSFLNQPGVPYVQTQLMQKDGQTVLKLSQSRYLPVGSKGNASHVWGVPVCVRYGTADGSKVNCELLEKATGTIALPGASANPWVMPNANASGYYRFGMDKADLARLGDQVSHLTDGEQLAYADAADASFHHGDINAGDLLAALKPLTASRVRAVATAPIASFEWINRYLAGTDAQRNALHAWATSAYLPRMELLGYHRKPGEADDDSLLRSTLAGFLALDVKLPKVRAELLKQGEAALKRKADGRLSLDAADPDLLDAALAVAVQEHGKSAVDALIAELPKTSDPAQRNAMLAGLSAVEDPALAEQVRNFALDKRVKVGEMAALLRGSRETRAQRDAMWKWAVANYDRIVERTGSFAGGRLPGLMGGGGCSQEEANRLQAFFKTRAKDVTGAERGLAQTTEDTLLCTALKAKQDPQAILH comes from the coding sequence ATGCGTCGACTCGTCAAACCGCTCGTGCTCACCGCGATGGCCGCCTGTTGCGGCGCCGCCTTCGCCGCCACCGCCGACCAGGTGCCGCACGGCAAGCTGCCGCGCTGGGCCGTGCCCGAATCCTATGCGCTCTCCTTCAAGGTCGATCCGCGCCAGCAGGATTTCTCCGGCACCACGCGCATCAAGGTCGAGCTCAAGCAGGCCTCCAACCACGTCTGGTTGCATGGCAATGCACTGAAGGTCTCCAAGGTCAGCGTGACCGACGCCGGCGGCAAGGTGCATGCGGCCAAGTACGTCGAGGCGGCGCCGAAGGAAGGCGTCGTCCGCGTCGACTTCGGCGATACGCTCAAGCCGCAGGAGCTGACCCTGAGCTTCGAGTACACCGCGCCGCTCAACCAGCAGCTGCAGGGCCTCTACAAGGTCAGCCACGAGGGCGTGCCCTATGCGATGACGCAGATGGAGCCCATCAGCGCACGCTATGCCTTCCCCGGTTTCGACGAGCCCGACTTCAAGACCCCGTTCGACATCAGCCTGACCATCCCCAACGACGAGAAGGCGGTTGCCAACACCAAGCAGATCAAGGAAGTCCCGGCCGGAAGCGGCTGGAAGACGCTGACCTTCTCCACCACCAAGCCGCTGCCGACCTACCTGGTCGCCTTCGGTGTCGGTCCGTGGGACATCGTCGCCGGCCCGGACATCTCGCCGGACGCCTATCGCGCCACCCCGCTGCAGCTGCGCGGCATCGCCGCCAAGGGCGAGGGCCACCGCATGCAGCACGTGCTCTCGGAGACGCCAAGCATCATCCACACGCTGGAGGACTACTACGGCTTCGGCTACCCGTGGGACAAGCTCGACCTGCTCGCCGCGCCGGACTTCGCCGCCGGCGCGATGGAGAACGCCGGGCTGGTGACTTTCCGCGACTGGCTGCTGCTGCTCGATCCGGACTCCCCGGCGCAGTACGTACGCGGCTCGTTCAACGTCAACGCACACGAACTGGCCCACCAGTGGACCGGCGACACCGTCACCACCGCCTGGTGGAACGACATCTGGCTCAACGAGGCCTTCGCCACCTGGATGCAGCAGAAGGTGACGATGAAGGTGCATCCGCAGTACCGCGCGGACCTCGACCGCGTGCGCGGCGCCCAGTACGCGATGGATAACGACAGCCTGGTCACCGCGCGCAAGATCCGCCAGCCGATCACCGGCAACGGCGACATCGAAACCGCGTTCGACTCGATCACCTACCAGAAGGGCGCCAGCGTGCTCGGCATGTTCGAGGGCTACGTCGGCGAGAAGACCTTCCAGCAAGGCATGCGCCAGTACATCCAGGACCACAAGTTCGGCAACGCCACGGCGGACGACCTGGTCGACTCGATCGCCAAGGCGGCCGACAAGGGCGAGGACTTCAAGCAGGCCTTCAAGAGCTTCCTCAACCAGCCCGGCGTGCCCTACGTGCAGACCCAGCTGATGCAGAAGGACGGCCAGACCGTGCTCAAGCTCAGCCAGAGCCGCTACCTGCCGGTCGGCAGCAAGGGCAACGCCAGCCACGTGTGGGGCGTGCCGGTGTGCGTGCGCTACGGCACCGCCGACGGCAGCAAGGTCAACTGCGAGTTGCTGGAGAAGGCCACCGGCACGATCGCGCTGCCGGGCGCCAGCGCCAACCCGTGGGTGATGCCCAATGCCAACGCCAGCGGCTATTACCGCTTCGGCATGGACAAGGCCGACCTGGCGCGGCTGGGCGACCAGGTCAGCCACCTGACCGACGGCGAGCAGCTCGCCTATGCCGACGCGGCCGACGCCAGCTTCCACCACGGCGACATCAACGCCGGCGACCTGCTGGCCGCGCTCAAGCCGCTCACTGCCTCGCGCGTGCGCGCCGTGGCGACCGCGCCGATCGCCAGCTTCGAATGGATCAACCGCTACCTGGCCGGGACCGATGCGCAGCGCAACGCCCTCCACGCCTGGGCCACGTCCGCCTACCTGCCGCGCATGGAACTGCTGGGCTACCACCGCAAGCCCGGCGAGGCGGACGATGATTCCCTGCTGCGCAGCACGCTGGCCGGTTTCCTGGCGCTGGACGTGAAGCTGCCGAAGGTGCGTGCCGAACTGCTCAAGCAGGGAGAGGCAGCGCTCAAGCGCAAGGCCGACGGCCGCCTCAGCCTCGATGCGGCCGATCCGGACCTGCTCGACGCCGCGCTCGCGGTGGCGGTGCAGGAGCATGGCAAGAGCGCGGTCGATGCGCTGATCGCCGAACTGCCCAAGACCTCCGATCCCGCCCAGCGCAACGCCATGCTGGCCGGCCTGAGCGCGGTCGAGGATCCGGCATTGGCCGAACAGGTACGCAACTTCGCGCTGGACAAGCGGGTCAAGGTCGGCGAGATGGCCGCCCTGCTGCGCGGCAGCCGCGAGACCCGTGCCCAGCGTGATGCCATGTGGAAGTGGGCGGTCGCCAACTACGACCGCATCGTCGAGCGCACCGGCAGCTTCGCCGGCGGCCGCCTGCCGGGCCTGATGGGTGGTGGCGGTTGCTCGCAGGAGGAAGCGAACCGCCTGCAGGCATTCTTCAAGACCCGCGCCAAGGACGTCACCGGCGCCGAGCGTGGCCTGGCGCAGACGACCGAGGACACCTTGTTGTGCACCGCGCTGAAGGCCAAGCAGGATCCGCAGGCGATCCTGCACTGA